The following coding sequences lie in one Paroedura picta isolate Pp20150507F chromosome 10, Ppicta_v3.0, whole genome shotgun sequence genomic window:
- the DOK1 gene encoding docking protein 1: MDPPAKAGPLLLQQPSGLRLGAKRWKKGWFVLYPASPRGVARLEFFEGKEGVVAADRVGTKRLDKKIVRLADCVSVAPALDCAPKEGLVAFRLETSERTYLFAATPQETAEWMAKLCEAAFLGNPGQGAPLATEPGSQHSLGMAANSLYCSQEEAREFWVTVQKTEAAERCQLHGAYLLKASRDAGLVLQDPHSHQPLYTWPYRLLRRYGRDKVMFSFEAGRRCESGPGNFTFETKQGNEIFHVVEAAIQEQKAQAEEKRQSGTFLDTETSGVARVQSAIAHKLLLESEGPSERPEPRSILGTTLSSAVEEKEGAASPLRRPGPQDPLPRWPTTPPRSPLSGLVVLPVSLEDTGSVYSEPLDAVKGPRYMPDPLYTDPLDSRRRQQEEPGLGQTGALYEQIRPVSSSSAQGARGHIYDEPEGRAPLPAPTPAPIYDEAHIPREAWRTQGLEHQADYKALYWPGAADYAGPAVSQNQELKLPKPSPAPKPPRIHKKPPPGLDRALHKNGPSSNNNNHQQKEVDGELIYSWGLKPPGASPGPGGREQSVDESRPASVYEDLGEI, translated from the exons ATGGACCCTCCGGCTAAGGCGGGGCCGCTCCTGCTCCAGCAGCCGTCGGGGCTGCGCCTTGGGGCCAAG CGGTGGAAGAAAGGCTGGTTTGTACTGTATCCAGCCAGCCCTCGTGGCGTGGCTCGCTTGGAGTTCTTTGAGGGCAAGGAAGGGGTGGTTGCAGCCGACAGAGTTGGCACCAAGCGCTTGGATAAGAAGATTGTGCGGCTGGCGGACTGTGTCAGCGTGGCCCCTGCCTTGGACTGTGCCCCCAAGGAGGGTCTGGTGGCCTTCCGCCTGGAGACTAGTGAGCGAACCTACCTCTTTGCTGCCACGCCGCAGGAGACAGCTGAGTGGATGGCCAAGCTCTGTGAAGCAGCTTTCCTG GGAAACCCTGGCCAAGGGGCGCCACTTGCAACGGAGCCTGGCAGCCAGCACTCCTTGGGAATGGCTGCCAATTCCCTGTACTGCTCCCAAGAGGAAG CCCGGGAGTTCTGGGTGACGGTACAGAAGACAGAGGCGGCAGAGCGCTGCCAGCTGCACGGGGCATACCTGCTGAAGGCTTCCCGGGATGCCGGCCTTGTCCTCCAAGACCCGCACTCGCACCAGCCTCTCTACACTTGGCCCTACCGGCTCCTCCGCAGATATGGCCGGGACAAG GTGATGTTCTCCTTTGAAGCTGGCCGCCGCTGCGAGTCTGGCCCCGGCAACTTCACCTTTGAGACCAAGCAAGGGAATGAGATCTTTCACGTGGTGGAGGCAGCAATCCAGGAGCAGAAGGCCCAAGCGGAGGAGAAGCGGCAGAGTGGTACCTTCCTGGACACAGAGACCTCTGGCGTGGCCCGTGTGCAGAGTGCCATTGCCCACAAGCTGCTCTTGGAAAGTGAGGGTCCTTCTGAAAGGCCGGAGCCTAGAAGCATCCTGGGCACCACACTCAGCTCTGCcgtggaagagaaggaaggggcTGCGTCTCCTCTGAGGAGGCCGGGCCCACAAGACCCTCTTCCCCGGTGGCCCACAACCCCACCAAGGTCCCCCCTCTCTGGGCTGGTGGTTCTCCCAGTGTCCTTGGAGGACACTGGCAGTGTCTACTCGGAGCCCCTGGATGCCGTGAAGGGCCCCCGATACATGCCAGACCCCCTGTACACGGACCCCCTTGACAGTAGGCGCAGACAGCAGGAAGAGCCTGGGCTGGGACAGACCGGGGCGCTGTACGAGCAAATCAGACCAGTGTCCAGCAGCAGTGCCCAGGGAGCTAGGGGGCATATCTACGATGAGCCAGAGGGGCGGGCCCCCCTACCTGCCCCCACTCCCGCTCCCATCTATGATGAGGCCCACATCCCTCGTGAGGCCTGGCGGACTCAGGGCCTGGAGCACCAAGCGGACTACAAAGCTCTGTACTGGCCGGGGGCCGCGGACTATGCTGGGCCTGCCGTCTCCCAGAATCAggagctcaagctccccaagccttccccagcccccaagcccccccgGATACACAAGAAACCCCCTCCAGGGCTTGACCGCGCCTTGCACAAAAATGGacccagcagcaacaacaacaaccaccagcAGAAGGAGGTGGATGGGGAACTGATCTACAGCTGGGGACTGAAGCCTCCCGGTGCCAGTCCTGGCCCTGGCGGGCGAGAGCAGTCAGTGGATGAGAGTCGACCAGCCTCAGTGTATGAAGACCTGGGGGAGATCTGA